From Megalobrama amblycephala isolate DHTTF-2021 linkage group LG24, ASM1881202v1, whole genome shotgun sequence, the proteins below share one genomic window:
- the csrp1a gene encoding cysteine and glycine-rich protein 1a, whose amino-acid sequence MPLGGGNKCGCCQKTVYFAEEVQCEGRSFHRSCFLCMVCRKNLDSTTVAVHENEIYCKACYGKKYGPKGYGYGAGAGTLSMDKGEALGIKAEEPQEHRPTNNPNTSKFAQKLGGSDVCPRCSKAVYAAEKVIGGGNAWHRGCFRCAKCGKGLESTTLADKDGEIYCKGCYAKSFGPKGFGYGQGAGALSHTQ is encoded by the exons ATGCCTCTTGGGGGTGGAAACAAATGTGGCTGCTGCCAGAAAACTGTGTACTTTGCAGAGGAAGTGCAGTGTGAAGGACGGAGCTTCCACCGATCCTGTTTCCTGTGCA TGGTGTGCAGGAAAAATCTAGACAGCACAACAGTGGCCGTCCATGAGAATGAGATCTACTGCAAGGCCTGTTACGGCAAAAAATATGGGCCCAAAGGCTACGGCTACGGCGCTGGTGCAGGAACTCTGAGCATGGACAAAGGAGAGGCGCTGGGCATTAAAGCTGAGGA GCCTCAAGAGCACCGGCCAACCAATAACCCCAACACATCCAAGTTCGCTCAAAAGCTTGGCGGCTCTGATGTTTGTCCACGGTGTAGCAAGGCTGTCTATGCGGCTGAAAAAGTCATAGGGGGAGGAAAT GCGTGGCACAGGGGTTGTTTCCGGTGTGCAAAGTGCGGAAAGGGGCTGGAATCCACAACTTTAGCTGACAAGGATGGAGAAATCTACTGCAAAG GTTGCTATGCCAAAAGCTTTGGACCAAAAGGCTTTGGATATGGTCAAGGCGCTGGGGCGCTGTCACACACTCAATAG